A region from the Agrococcus sp. SL85 genome encodes:
- a CDS encoding alpha/beta hydrolase family protein: MRAEDIERLVALSRPAVHPSGAWAIVATSRPSLRANRTVGQLWRVSLDDGTRTRLTGGVADRDPQLTPDGSTVVFLRDDAKGRAQAWAMRVDGGEPVQATDAPGGVREVAISPEGDRIAFTARVVEPGRYGSVEGVAPAQEPARLITRNRNLANGVGSLVGRRTHLFVAPLPALDAEPRYDRAAHPHDGAGASDDAARAPEAIQLTHGDFDHGGPAFTPDGRRVVAITARHDTRDDDLRSAVVELEADVAGGEPHIVVSSRADLSIAEARPTPDGGYVLLAQQVGPDGRDFVARNTQLFVVEHAGAHPEEVTDAESVDLGEVGSHTTVVDDGVLVQERRRGRVRLVHVTGGGSRELIGGDLEVIGHGVGEGRTVASVATPTSFGELAVLDDRGLTILTDFGAPLAEAGIVLPEEREVVGRDGAKVHGWVWLPEGEGPHPVLLNIHGGPFAQYGVHVFDEAQVAVAAGYAVVQCNPRGSAGYGRAHGVAIRQRMGTVDMHDVLDFLDGALDAHPELDRERLGIMGGSYGGYLTAWTIAHDHRFAAALVERGFLDPESFQGTSDIGWFFGGEYTGTDPELVRSQSPMAHVGQVTTPTLVVHSEQDWRCPPEQAQRYWAALKRQGVETALLLFPGEDHELTRSGQPRHRVERFEHVLRWWGKHLPTAKNHG, from the coding sequence ATGCGCGCCGAGGACATCGAGCGCCTCGTCGCCCTCTCGCGCCCCGCCGTCCACCCCTCGGGCGCGTGGGCGATCGTGGCGACGAGCCGGCCGAGCCTCCGCGCCAACCGAACGGTGGGGCAGCTGTGGCGCGTCTCGCTCGACGACGGCACCCGCACGCGACTCACGGGCGGCGTCGCCGACCGCGACCCGCAGCTCACGCCCGACGGCAGCACCGTGGTCTTCCTGCGCGACGACGCGAAGGGCAGGGCGCAGGCCTGGGCCATGCGCGTCGACGGCGGCGAGCCCGTGCAGGCGACGGATGCGCCCGGCGGCGTGCGCGAGGTCGCGATCTCGCCCGAGGGCGACCGCATCGCGTTCACCGCCCGCGTCGTCGAGCCCGGGCGCTACGGCTCGGTCGAGGGCGTCGCGCCCGCGCAGGAGCCGGCGCGCCTCATCACGCGCAACCGCAACCTCGCGAACGGCGTCGGCAGCCTCGTGGGCCGCCGCACGCACCTGTTCGTCGCGCCCCTGCCGGCGCTCGACGCCGAGCCGCGCTACGACCGGGCCGCGCACCCGCACGACGGCGCGGGCGCCTCGGACGACGCGGCGCGCGCGCCCGAGGCCATCCAGCTGACGCACGGCGACTTCGACCACGGCGGGCCGGCGTTCACGCCCGACGGCCGCCGCGTCGTCGCGATCACGGCGCGCCACGACACGCGCGACGACGACCTCCGCAGCGCCGTCGTCGAGCTCGAGGCCGACGTCGCGGGCGGCGAGCCGCACATCGTGGTCTCCTCGCGCGCCGACCTCTCGATCGCCGAGGCGCGCCCCACGCCCGACGGCGGCTACGTGCTGCTCGCCCAGCAGGTGGGTCCGGACGGCCGCGACTTCGTCGCCCGCAACACGCAGCTGTTCGTCGTCGAGCACGCGGGCGCCCACCCCGAGGAGGTCACGGACGCGGAGTCCGTCGACCTCGGCGAGGTCGGCAGCCACACGACCGTCGTCGACGACGGCGTGCTCGTGCAGGAGCGCCGCCGCGGGCGCGTGCGCCTCGTACACGTCACGGGCGGCGGCTCGCGCGAGCTCATCGGCGGCGACCTCGAGGTCATCGGCCACGGCGTCGGCGAGGGCCGCACGGTCGCCTCGGTCGCGACGCCGACGTCCTTCGGCGAGCTCGCCGTGCTCGACGACCGCGGCCTCACGATCCTCACCGACTTCGGGGCGCCGCTCGCCGAGGCCGGCATCGTGCTGCCCGAGGAGCGCGAGGTCGTCGGCCGCGACGGCGCGAAGGTGCACGGCTGGGTGTGGCTGCCGGAGGGCGAGGGCCCGCACCCGGTGCTCCTCAACATCCACGGCGGCCCCTTCGCGCAGTACGGCGTGCACGTCTTCGACGAGGCGCAGGTGGCGGTCGCCGCCGGCTACGCGGTCGTGCAGTGCAACCCGCGCGGCTCGGCGGGCTACGGCCGCGCGCACGGCGTCGCGATCCGGCAGCGCATGGGCACCGTCGACATGCACGACGTGCTCGACTTCCTCGACGGCGCGCTCGACGCGCACCCCGAGCTCGACCGCGAGCGCCTCGGCATCATGGGCGGCTCGTACGGCGGCTACCTGACGGCGTGGACGATCGCGCACGACCACCGCTTCGCGGCGGCGCTCGTCGAGCGCGGCTTCCTCGACCCGGAGTCGTTCCAGGGCACGAGCGACATCGGCTGGTTCTTCGGCGGCGAGTACACGGGCACCGACCCCGAGCTCGTGCGCTCGCAGAGCCCCATGGCGCACGTGGGCCAGGTGACGACCCCGACCCTCGTCGTGCACTCCGAGCAGGACTGGCGCTGCCCGCCCGAGCAGGCGCAGCGGTACTGGGCGGCGCTGAAGCGCCAGGGCGTCGAGACGGCGCTGCTGCTCTTCCCGGGCGAGGACCACGAGCTGACCCGGTCCGGGCAGCCGCGGCACCGCGTCGAGCGCTTCGAGCACGTGCTGCGCTGGTGGGGGAAGCACCTGCCGACCGCGAAGAACCACGGCTGA
- a CDS encoding NUDIX domain-containing protein translates to MSDDARPGGIRRSARVVCVDPAGATLLLLHEWSGRGAPARWLTVGGGIDAGETEREAALRELREETGRAPDPSELIGPVRHVRQPTPPGHRYDALDMTAFVWRTPRFAADASGREPGETASIRDERWWTADEIAASADPFDAEDALGTLALVAGGEPAQGERVRVRASKWDGTPHWTYDAVALGSDAEGVWLGVDGPTTRFWKPGVDAFLGDERKVMLVPRRPLAMLEGTWALVHWLVGGELALYIDVCTPPELVRRPEGWVLDYCDLDLDVVRRPRGVPWIDDEDEFAEHAARMAYPAWVRERVRATADALLAGAQMRTAPGEYAREHWHRRLDALVPPAAGA, encoded by the coding sequence GTGAGCGACGACGCGCGCCCGGGCGGCATCCGCCGCTCGGCGCGCGTCGTCTGCGTCGACCCGGCCGGCGCGACGCTGCTGCTGCTCCACGAGTGGAGCGGCCGCGGCGCGCCCGCGCGGTGGCTGACCGTCGGCGGCGGCATCGACGCGGGCGAGACCGAGCGCGAGGCGGCCCTCCGCGAGCTGCGGGAGGAGACCGGGCGGGCACCCGATCCGTCCGAGCTGATCGGCCCCGTGCGGCACGTGCGGCAGCCGACGCCGCCCGGGCACCGCTACGACGCGCTCGACATGACCGCCTTCGTGTGGCGCACGCCCCGCTTCGCGGCCGACGCCTCCGGCCGCGAGCCCGGCGAGACCGCCTCGATCCGCGACGAGCGCTGGTGGACCGCGGACGAGATCGCCGCGAGCGCCGATCCCTTCGACGCCGAGGACGCGCTGGGCACCCTCGCGCTCGTCGCGGGCGGCGAGCCCGCGCAGGGCGAGCGGGTGCGCGTGCGCGCCTCGAAGTGGGACGGCACCCCGCACTGGACCTACGACGCGGTCGCCCTCGGCAGCGACGCGGAGGGCGTGTGGCTGGGCGTCGACGGGCCCACCACGCGCTTCTGGAAGCCCGGGGTCGACGCGTTCCTGGGCGACGAGCGCAAGGTCATGCTCGTGCCGCGGCGCCCGCTCGCGATGCTCGAGGGCACCTGGGCGCTCGTCCACTGGCTCGTGGGCGGCGAGCTGGCGCTGTACATCGACGTCTGCACGCCGCCGGAGCTCGTGCGGCGCCCCGAGGGCTGGGTGCTCGACTACTGCGACCTCGACCTCGACGTGGTGCGTCGCCCTCGCGGCGTGCCGTGGATCGACGACGAGGACGAGTTCGCCGAGCACGCGGCGCGGATGGCGTACCCGGCCTGGGTGCGCGAGCGCGTGCGCGCGACCGCCGACGCCCTGCTCGCGGGCGCGCAGATGCGCACGGCGCCCGGCGAGTACGCTCGCGAGCACTGGCACCGGCGCCTCGACGCGCTCGTGCCGCCCGCCGCCGGCGCCTGA
- a CDS encoding VOC family protein has translation MPVVQIAQRATDLDRAQAFYARLLGSGPAARFDPPGLLFFDVDGVRLLLDANAPSALVYLGVDDLDARVAELEGEGVTITTPPHTIFEHQDATLGPAGSAERMAFLLDSEGNTIALVEQRPGDQLAPGAARGA, from the coding sequence ATGCCCGTCGTCCAGATCGCGCAGCGCGCGACCGACCTCGACCGGGCGCAGGCGTTCTACGCGCGGCTCCTCGGCAGCGGGCCCGCCGCCCGGTTCGACCCGCCGGGGCTCCTCTTCTTCGACGTCGACGGCGTGCGCCTCCTCCTCGACGCCAACGCGCCGAGCGCCCTCGTGTACCTCGGCGTCGACGACCTCGACGCCCGCGTCGCCGAGCTCGAGGGGGAGGGCGTCACGATCACCACCCCGCCCCACACGATCTTCGAGCACCAGGACGCCACGCTCGGTCCTGCGGGCTCGGCCGAGCGCATGGCCTTCCTGCTCGACAGCGAGGGCAACACGATCGCGCTCGTCGAGCAGCGCCCCGGCGACCAGCTCGCGCCGGGCGCCGCCCGCGGGGCCTAG
- a CDS encoding diacylglycerol/lipid kinase family protein, producing the protein MARVTVIGNPTARGFDGAVDVVLRAVAARGDEAEVVRTTVAQPGGAQAREALQGGTDAVVAIGGDGTVRAIAEALAGTGVPLGIVPRGTANLFARNLGLPLGASAAVAVAVGGGPSPIDLGLVRLTRTDGRIDEQRFLVVVGVGHDALAIEAASLRRKRRLGWPAYVGAGLHRLALPGFRVRARLDGAAATTEAWSVLLHNAARLPAGLRVVPGTSLADGRLHVVAVAPRRALDWARIAASGAGIGRAAGALGARAVLRARLAPAGTEPLPVQIDGDAAGRALAIDAAAVPGALLVRLPGGRPGAPGRIVGAR; encoded by the coding sequence GTGGCCCGCGTGACCGTCATCGGCAACCCGACCGCCCGGGGCTTCGACGGTGCCGTCGATGTGGTGCTGCGCGCCGTCGCGGCGCGGGGCGACGAGGCCGAGGTGGTGCGCACGACCGTCGCGCAGCCCGGCGGCGCGCAGGCCCGAGAGGCGCTGCAGGGCGGCACCGACGCCGTCGTCGCGATCGGCGGCGACGGCACGGTGCGGGCGATCGCGGAGGCGCTCGCGGGCACGGGCGTGCCGCTCGGCATCGTGCCGCGCGGCACCGCGAACCTCTTCGCCCGCAACCTCGGGCTGCCGCTCGGCGCCTCGGCCGCGGTGGCCGTCGCCGTCGGCGGCGGCCCCTCCCCCATCGACCTCGGCCTCGTGCGGCTCACGCGCACGGACGGGCGCATCGACGAGCAGCGCTTCCTGGTCGTCGTGGGCGTCGGCCACGACGCGCTCGCGATCGAGGCCGCCTCGCTGCGGCGGAAGCGGCGCCTGGGCTGGCCCGCCTACGTCGGGGCGGGCCTCCACCGCCTCGCCCTGCCCGGGTTCCGCGTGCGCGCCCGTCTCGACGGCGCGGCCGCGACCACCGAGGCGTGGAGCGTGCTGCTCCACAACGCGGCGCGGCTGCCGGCGGGCCTCCGCGTCGTGCCGGGCACGAGCCTCGCCGACGGCCGGCTGCACGTCGTGGCCGTCGCGCCGAGGCGCGCCCTCGACTGGGCGCGGATCGCGGCCTCCGGCGCCGGCATCGGGCGCGCGGCGGGCGCGCTCGGCGCCCGCGCGGTGCTGCGCGCGCGGCTCGCCCCGGCGGGCACCGAGCCGCTGCCCGTGCAGATCGACGGGGACGCCGCGGGACGCGCGCTCGCGATCGACGCCGCTGCGGTGCCGGGTGCGCTGCTCGTGCGGCTGCCCGGCGGCCGCCCAGGGGCGCCGGGCAGGATCGTCGGGGCGCGCTGA
- a CDS encoding DNA glycosylase AlkZ-like family protein gives MPSETVRTLSREEARRIAVRAQLLDAGDGEREAGDLPEVVAALTLLPLNATDIVCPSAEHVALTRIRGLVADDVRRGVEVEQSLVEHLGPHRHPMEAWSIGVRASADLPWLLPIGRADDAIHPTTAAWLEANEGFRQRVLEQLRQDGPLPQGDVLDTVDAPYRSSGWNTGRDVAMLLELLQIRGEAVVVERLGQARVWDLAERVLPHVEPATLEDARRTWRERWLRACGLARPTHLGEAGVPARVEGLSGTWRLDPAASAEGFAGRVAVLSPLDRLIADRRRMAALWDYAYALEQYTPAAKRRWGIHALPVLDGDRLVGKVDARAERDRGVLLVAALHWDVEADARLVDAVRDELDVLAAFQGLRLAMP, from the coding sequence ATGCCGAGCGAGACCGTCCGCACCCTCAGCCGCGAGGAGGCGCGCCGCATCGCCGTGCGCGCCCAGCTGCTCGACGCCGGCGACGGCGAGCGGGAGGCGGGCGACCTGCCCGAGGTGGTCGCCGCGCTCACGCTCCTGCCGCTGAACGCCACCGACATCGTCTGCCCGAGCGCCGAGCACGTGGCGCTCACGCGCATCCGCGGCCTCGTCGCCGACGACGTGCGACGCGGCGTGGAGGTCGAGCAGTCGCTCGTCGAGCACCTGGGGCCGCACCGGCACCCGATGGAGGCGTGGTCGATCGGGGTGCGCGCCTCCGCCGATCTCCCCTGGCTGCTGCCCATCGGCCGCGCCGACGACGCCATCCACCCCACGACCGCGGCCTGGCTTGAGGCCAACGAGGGCTTCCGGCAGCGGGTGCTCGAGCAGCTGCGGCAGGACGGCCCGCTCCCGCAGGGCGACGTGCTCGACACCGTCGACGCGCCGTACCGCTCGAGCGGCTGGAACACCGGGCGCGACGTCGCGATGCTGCTGGAGCTGCTGCAGATCCGCGGCGAGGCCGTCGTCGTCGAGCGGCTCGGCCAAGCGCGCGTGTGGGACCTCGCCGAGCGCGTGCTGCCGCACGTCGAGCCCGCGACGCTCGAGGACGCGCGCCGCACGTGGCGCGAGCGCTGGCTCCGCGCGTGCGGCCTCGCCCGGCCCACGCACCTCGGCGAGGCCGGCGTGCCCGCGCGGGTCGAGGGCCTCAGCGGCACCTGGCGGCTGGACCCCGCGGCGAGCGCCGAGGGCTTCGCCGGCAGGGTCGCCGTGCTCTCGCCGCTCGACCGGCTCATCGCCGACCGGCGGCGGATGGCCGCCCTGTGGGACTACGCGTACGCGCTCGAGCAGTACACGCCCGCTGCGAAGCGGCGCTGGGGCATCCACGCGCTCCCGGTGCTCGACGGCGACCGGCTGGTCGGCAAGGTCGACGCGAGGGCGGAGCGCGACCGCGGCGTGCTCCTGGTCGCCGCGCTCCACTGGGACGTCGAGGCGGATGCGCGGCTCGTCGACGCCGTGCGCGACGAGCTCGACGTGCTCGCCGCCTTCCAGGGCCTCCGGCTCGCGATGCCCTGA
- a CDS encoding trans-sulfuration enzyme family protein: MAHAQHLRPETIAVSAGRPPRVPDGPMSQPPVFASAFVGGGEVGYARTSNPSWSALEEALGALDQGEAVAFASGMAAVAAVLSLVPHGGAVVVPRHAYQGSLTLLDAEAATGRVAVRRVDVEDTAAVIAALDGAALAWLESPTNPALERADIPAIVEAARSQGVLVAVDSTFATPLRLQPLALGADLAVHSATKLISGHSDVILGAVVARDAGVLQRIRTHRTLHGAIPGPMEAFLVLRGLRTLAVRLERAESNARELARRLAAHPAVREVRDPGFGTVLALVLDDAAAADAAVAKVALWLHATSLGGVESTLERRRRWATEAPTIPEGLIRLSVGIEHVEDLADDLLAALG, translated from the coding sequence ATGGCCCACGCGCAGCACCTCCGCCCCGAGACGATCGCCGTGAGCGCGGGCCGGCCGCCGCGCGTCCCCGACGGCCCCATGAGCCAGCCGCCCGTGTTCGCCTCCGCCTTCGTCGGCGGCGGCGAGGTCGGCTACGCCCGCACCTCGAACCCCAGCTGGAGCGCGCTCGAGGAGGCGCTCGGCGCGCTCGACCAGGGCGAGGCGGTGGCGTTCGCGAGCGGCATGGCCGCGGTCGCCGCCGTGCTCTCGCTCGTGCCGCACGGCGGCGCGGTCGTCGTGCCCCGCCACGCCTACCAGGGCTCGCTCACGCTCCTGGACGCCGAGGCCGCGACGGGCCGCGTCGCGGTGCGACGCGTCGACGTCGAGGACACCGCTGCGGTCATCGCGGCCCTCGACGGCGCCGCGCTCGCATGGCTCGAGTCGCCCACGAACCCCGCGCTCGAGCGCGCCGACATCCCCGCGATCGTCGAGGCCGCGCGCTCCCAGGGCGTGCTCGTCGCGGTCGACAGCACCTTCGCGACGCCGCTGCGGCTGCAGCCGCTCGCGCTCGGCGCAGACCTCGCCGTGCACTCGGCCACGAAGCTCATCTCCGGACACTCCGACGTCATCCTCGGCGCCGTCGTCGCGCGCGATGCCGGGGTGCTGCAGCGCATCCGCACGCACCGCACCCTGCACGGCGCGATCCCGGGGCCCATGGAGGCGTTCCTCGTGCTCCGGGGCCTCCGCACCCTCGCCGTGCGCCTCGAGCGCGCCGAGTCGAACGCGCGCGAGCTCGCCCGCCGCCTCGCCGCGCACCCCGCGGTGCGCGAGGTGCGCGATCCCGGCTTCGGCACCGTGCTCGCGCTGGTGCTCGACGACGCGGCCGCCGCCGACGCGGCCGTCGCGAAGGTGGCGCTGTGGCTGCACGCGACGAGCCTCGGCGGCGTCGAGTCGACGCTCGAGCGCCGCCGCCGCTGGGCGACCGAGGCGCCGACCATCCCCGAGGGGCTCATCCGCCTCTCGGTCGGCATCGAGCACGTCGAGGACCTCGCCGACGACCTGCTGGCTGCGCTGGGCTGA